One segment of Paenibacillus rhizovicinus DNA contains the following:
- a CDS encoding FMN-dependent NADH-azoreductase translates to MATVLYITAHPHDHQVSFSMAVGKEFIDAYREANPTDEIVHLDLYNENIPHIDADVFAGWGKLQSGAGFDQLSDAEKAKVARLGQLVDQFVAADKYVFVSPMWNFSFPPVLKAYVDSVAVAGKTFKYTSEGPVGLLTDKKGLHIQASGGVYSEGPAAAFESGFSYLKKISMFFGIPSFEPLFVEGVAANPAAAPEIKANAIVKAKELAKSF, encoded by the coding sequence ATGGCAACTGTACTGTACATTACTGCACATCCTCACGACCATCAAGTTTCTTTCAGCATGGCGGTAGGAAAAGAATTCATTGATGCTTATCGCGAAGCCAACCCAACGGATGAAATCGTTCATCTGGACCTATACAACGAGAACATCCCGCATATCGATGCTGACGTATTCGCAGGCTGGGGCAAACTACAATCCGGCGCCGGTTTCGACCAACTGTCGGATGCCGAGAAAGCGAAAGTCGCGCGTCTTGGCCAGCTCGTCGATCAATTCGTCGCTGCGGACAAGTACGTGTTCGTATCGCCGATGTGGAACTTCTCGTTCCCTCCGGTTCTGAAAGCATACGTCGATTCCGTCGCGGTAGCGGGCAAAACGTTCAAATACACTTCCGAAGGTCCTGTAGGCTTGCTTACGGACAAAAAAGGACTGCACATCCAAGCGAGCGGCGGCGTGTATTCCGAAGGTCCGGCTGCGGCGTTCGAAAGCGGCTTTAGCTATCTGAAAAAAATCTCCATGTTCTTCGGCATCCCGTCCTTCGAACCGTTGTTCGTCGAAGGCGTAGCAGCTAACCCTGCAGCGGCGCCGGAAATCAAAGCCAACGCGATCGTGAAAGCGAAAGAGCTGGCGAAATCGTTTTAA